One window from the genome of Ailuropoda melanoleuca isolate Jingjing chromosome 5, ASM200744v2, whole genome shotgun sequence encodes:
- the LOC100475765 gene encoding complement C4-A: MRLLWGLIWVSSFFALSLQKPRLLLFSPSVVHLGVPLSVGVQLKDVPRGQVVTGSVFLRNPSNSNAFCSPKADFSLSSQKDFILLSLQISPKDAETCGLYRLLSGPEVQLVAQSPWLKNSLSRKTDIQGLNLLFSSRRGHLFLQTDQPIYNPGQRVRYRIFALDQKMRPSTDTLTVTVENSRGLRVRKREVYTSSIFQDDFLIPDIAEPGTWRISARFSDARDSNSSTQFEVKKYVLPNFEVKIVPGKPYILTVPGFLDEIQLDVQARYVYGKPVQGVAYVRFGLLGENGDKTFLRGLESQTKLVDGQCHISLSKAEVQGALEKVHVSIADLPGLRLYVAAAIIESPGGEMEEAELTSWRFVSSPFSLDLSNTKRHLVPGAPFLLQALVRDISGFPASGVPVKVSATLSSGSTSRIQDIDQNTDGSGQVVVPIVTPKSISEVQLLVSAGSPHPAIARLTVRAPPSGGSRFLSIERPDPRPPRVGDTLILNLRAVGVSEGSFSHYYYMILSRGQIVSVTREPRTDLTSVSVFVDHHLVPSFYLVAFYYHGGVPVANSLRVDVQPGACEGKLELNVDSAKEYRPGEFVKLHLQTDAPAMVALGAVDTALYAVGGSSHRPLNMGKVLEVMSSYDLGCGPGGGDNALQVFEAAGLAFSDGDLLTSARKSLSCPKKKTRKKRNVNFQKAIHEKLGQYASPEARRCCQDGLTRLPMIRSCEQRAARVRQPACRGPFLSCCQFAEDLRKKSRSRGQVGLARALEALREEDLIDEDDIPVRSFFPESWLWRVENVDRFLQLSQMLPDSLTTWEIHGVSLSKSTGLCVATPARIRVFHEFHLHLRLPLSVRRFEQLELRPVLYNYLNKNLTVSVHVSPVEGLCLAGGGGLAQSVLVPAGSARPVAFSVVPTAAAAVSLKVVARGSSDFPVGDAVSKVLQIQKEGAIHTEEIVYELNPLDHRARTLEIPGNSDPNIIPDGDFSSSVRVTASDPLDTLGSKGVLSPGGLASLLRLPQGCGEQTMILLAPTLAASRYLDKTEQWSTLPPETKDHAVDLIQKGYMRIQQFRKTNGSYGAWLERDSSTWLTAFVLKVLSLAQEQVGGSPEKLQETSMWLLSQQQADGSFQDPSPVLHRAMQGGLVGDDETVALTAFVVIALQHGLAIFQDDNAEQLKQKVEISIIRANSFLGEKASAGTLGAHAAAITAYALTLTKASEDLRNVAHRNLMAMAQKTGDNLYWGSVPGSQSNAVPATLAPQGPSDPVPQAPAVWIETTAYGLLHLLLREGKSEEADHAAAWLTHQGSFQGGFRSTQDTVIALDALSAYWIASHTPEERVLNVTLSSVGRSGFKSHELLLNNHQIQGLEEELQFSLGSKINVKVGGNSKGTLKILRTYNVLDLKNTTCEGLRIEVTVTGHVEYTREANEDYEDYVYEELPAKDDPGAGSQTVTPLELFERRRNRRRREAPREPDEQESRVQYTVCIWRNGQAGLSGMAIADITLLSGFSALRADLEKLASLSDRYVSHFETEGPHVLLYFDSVPTSRECVGFGAVQEVAVGLVQPASAALYDYYNPEHTCSVFYAAPTKSKLLSTLCSADVCQCAEGKCPRQRRALERGLQDEEGYRMKFACYYPRVQYGFQVKVLREDGRAAFRLFETRITQVLHFTKDTKATVHQTRNFLVRASCRLRLEPGKEYLIMGLDGATFDLKGDPQYLLDSNTWVEEMPSERLCQSTRHRAACAQLSDFLQEYGTQGCQV; the protein is encoded by the exons ATGAGGCTCCTCTGGGGGCTAATCTGGGTGTCCAGCTTCTTCGCCTTATCCCTGCAGAAGCCCAG GTTGCTCCTGTTTTCGCCTTCCGTGGTTCACCTGGGGGTCCCCCTCTCAGTGGGGGTGCAGCTCAAGGATGTTCCCCGGGGACAGGTAGTGACAGGATCAGTGTTCCTGAGAAACCCATCCAACTCGAATGCCTTCTGCTCCCCAAAGGCGGACTTTTCCCTCAGCTCACAGAAAGACTTCATACTCCTTAGCCTCCAG ATCTCCCCGAAAGATGCAGAGACCTGTGGCCTCTACCGCCTCCTCAGTGGCCCCGAGGTCCAGCTGGTGGCCCAGTCACCATGGCTGAAGAACTCTCTGTCCAGAAAGACAGACATTCAGGGCCTCAACCTGCTTTTCTCCTCTCGCCGGGGGCACCTCTTTCTGCAGACCGACCAGCCCATTTATAACCCTGGCCAGCGGG TTCGGTACCGGATCTTTGCTCTGGATCAAAAGATGCGCCCATCCACTGACACCCTTACAGTCACAGTAGAG AACTCTCGTGGCCTCCGTGTGCGGAAGAGGGAAGTGTACACTTCCTCCATCTTCCAGGATGACTTCCTGATTCCTGATATCGCAGA GCCAGGGACTTGGAGGATCTCAGCCCGGTTCTCAGATGCCCGAGACTCTAACAGCAGCACCCAGTTTGAGGTGAAGAAATATG TCCTTCCCAACTTTGAGGTGAAGATTGTTCCTGGAAAGCCCTACATCCTGACAGTGCCTGGATTTCTTGATGAGATCCAATTAGACGTCCAGGCCAG GTATGTCTATGGGAAGCCAGTGCAAGGGGTGGCATATGTGCGCTTTGGGCTCTTGGGTGAGAATGGCGATAAGACTTTCCTTCGGGGGCTGGAGAGTCAGACTAAG cTGGTAGATGGCCAGTGCCATATTTCCCTCTCAAAGGCTGAGGTTCAGGGTGCCCTGGAGAAGGTTCATGTTAGCATTGCTGACCTCCCCGGGCTGCGCCTCTATGTTGCAGCTGCCATCATTGAGTCTCCAG ggggagagatggaggaagCAGAGCTCACATCTTGGCGTTTTGTGTCATCTCCCTTCTCCTTGGATCTTAGCAACACCAAGCGACACCTTGTGCCTGGGGCCCCCTTTCTGCTGCAG GCCCTGGTCCGAGACATATCTGGCTTCCCAGCCTCTGGTGTTCCTGTAAAAGTCTCGGCTACATTGTCTTCTGGATCTACTTCTAGAATCCAGGACATCGACCAAAACACAGATGGGAGTGGCCAAGTCGTCGTTCCCATCGTTACACCGAAGTCCATCTCAGAAGTGCAGCTCTTG GTGTCTGCAGGCTCCCCTCACCCAGCCATAGCCAGGCTCACTGTGAGAGCCCCACCTTCAGGAGGCTCCAGGTTTCTGTCCATTGAGCGGCCGGATCCTCGACCCCCTCGCGTCGGGGACACTCTCATCCTGAACCTGCGAGCTGTGGGCGTCAGTGAGGGCAGCTTCTCTCATTACTACTACATG ATCCTATCCCGGGGCCAGATCGTGTCTGTGACTCGAGAGCCCAGGACGGACCTGACCTCAGTCTCCGTGTTTGTGGACCATCACTTGGTACCCTCCTTCTACCTTGTGGCCTTCTACTATCATGGGGGCGTCCCAGTGGCCAACTCCCTGCGAGTGGACGTCCAGCCAGGGGCCTGTGAGGGCAAG CTGGAGCTGAACGTGGACAGTGCCAAGGAATATCGTCCTGGGGAGTTTGTAAAGCTCCACCTGCAGACAGACGCTCCAGCCATGGTGGCGCTGGGAGCCGTGGACACGGCTCTGTATGCTGTGGGTGGGAGTTCCCACAGACCCCTCAACATGGGCAAG GTCTTGGAAGTTATGAGCAGCTATGACCTTGGCTGTGGTCCTGGAGGTGGGGACAATGCCCTTCAGGTGTTTGAGGCAGCTGGTCTGGCCTTTTCTGATGGAGACCTGTTGACCTCAGCCAGAAAAA GTCTGAGCTGTCCCAAGAAGAAAACCCGGAAGAAGAGAAACGTGAACTTCCAAAAGGCAATTCACGAGAAGT TGGGCCAGTATGCTTCCCCAGAAGCCAGGCGCTGCTGCCAGGATGGGCTGACGAGGCTGCCCATGATACGCTCCTGCGAGCAGCGGGCGGCTCGGGTGCGGCAGCCGGCCTGCCGGGGGCCCTTCCTGTCCTGCTGCCAGTTTGCTGAGGACCTGCGCAAGAAGTCCCGCTCCAGGGGCCAGGTGGGCCTTGCCCGAG CTCTGGAGGCCCTGCGGGAGGAGGACCTGATCGACGAAGATGACATTCCTGTGCGCAGCTTCTTCCCGGAGAGCTGGCTCTGGAGAGTGGAGAACGTGGACCGCTTCCTCCA ATTGTCCCAGATGCTCCCTGACTCTCTGACCACATGGGAGATCCATGGTGTGAGCTTGTCTAAAAGCACAG GCCTGTGTGTGGCCACGCCTGCCCGGATCCGAGTGTTCCATGAATTCCACCTGCACCTCCGTTTGCCCCTCTCCGTCCGCCGCTTTGAGCAGCTTGAGCTGCGGCCCGTCCTCTACAACTACCTGAATAAAAATCTGACT GTGAGCGTCCACGTGTCCCCAGTGGAGGGGCTGTGCCTGGCTGGAGGTGGAGGGCTGGCCCAGAGTGTCCTGGTGCCTGCAGGCTCTGCCCGGCCTGTTGCCTTCTCTGTGGTGCCCACGGCTGCGGCGGCTGTGTCCCTGAAGGTGGTGGCTCGAGGGTCCTCAGACTTCCCTGTGGGGGACGCAGTGTCTAAGGTTCTACAAATTCAG AAAGAAGGGGCCATCCACACAGAGGAGATTGTCTATGAGCTCAATCCCCTGG acCACCGAGCTCGGACCTTGGAGATTCCTGGGAACTCTGACCCCAATATCATCCCAGATGGAGATTTCAGCAGCTCTGTCAGGGTTACAG CCTCAGATCCATTGGACACTTTGGGCTCTAAGGGGGTCTTGTCACCAGGaggcctggcctccctgctgagGCTTCCCCAGGGCTGTGGGGAACAAACCATGATCTTACTGGCTCCGACACTGGCTGCTTCCCGCTACCTGGACAAGACGGAACAGTGGAGCACGCTGCCCCCCGAGACGAAGGACCATGCTGTGGACCTGATCCAGAAAG GCTACATGCGGATCCAGCAGTTTCGGAAAACAAATGGTTCCTACGGGGCTTGGTTAGAGCGGGACAGCAGCACCTG gCTCACGGCCTTTGTGCTGAAGGTACTGAGTCTGGCCCAGGAGCAGGTGGGCGGCTCACCTGAAAAGCTGCAGGAGACGTCCATGTGGCTGCTGTcccagcagcaggcagatggTTCATTCCAGGACCCCAGCCCGGTTTTACACAGGGCCATGCAG GGGGGCCTGGTGGGAGATGATGAGACTGTGGCGCTCACGGCCTTTGTGGTCATCGCCCTTCAGCATGGGCTGGCCATCTTCCAGGATGACAATGCAGAGCAGTTGAAGCAGAAAGTG GAAATCTCCATCATCAGAGCAAACTCCTTCTTGGGGGAGAAAGCGAGTGCTGGGACCCTGGGTGCCCACGCAGCTGCCATCACGGCCTATGCCCTGACTCTCACCAAGGCTTCTGAGGACCTGCGGAACGTTGCCCACCGCAACCTCATGGCCATGGCCCAGAAGACCGGGG ATAACCTGTACTGGGGCTCAGTCCCTGGTTCTCAGAGCAATGCTGTCCCAGCCACCCTGGCTCCTCAAGGCCCATCAGACCCAGTGCCCCAGGCCCCGGCCGTGTGGATTGAAACCACAGCCTATGGCCTGCTTCACCTGCTGCTTCGGGAGGGCAAGTCAGAGGAGGCCGACCATGCTGCAGCCTGGCTTACCCACCAGGGCAGTTTCCAAGGGGGGTTCCGCAGCACCCAG GACACAGTGATAGCCTTGGACGCTCTGTCTGCATACTGGATTGCTTCCCACACCCCCGAAGAGAGGGTGCTCAATGTGACTCTCAGCTCCGTGGGCCGCAGTGGGTTCAAGTCCCATGAACTGCTTCTGAACAACCACCAGAttcaggggctggaggaggagctgcAG TTTTCCTTGGGCAGCAAGATTAATGTGAAGGTGGGAGGCAACAGCAAAGGGACCTTGAAG ATCCTTCGTACCTATAACGTCCTGGACCTGAAGAACACGACCTGTGAGGGTCTTCGAATTGAAGTCACCGTCACGGGCCACGTTGAATACACAA GGGAGGCCAACGAGGACTACGAGGACTATGTGTATGAGGAGCTTCCAGCCAAGGACGACCCGGGTGCCGGTTCCCAGACCGTGACGCCCCTGGAGCTGTTTGAGAGGCGGCGGAATCGCCGCAGGCGGGAGGCACCCAGGGAGCCCGACGAGCAGGAATCCAGAGTGCAGTACACCGTGTGCATCTG GCGGAACGGCCAGGCGGGGCTGTCGGGCATGGCCATTGCCGACATCACCCTCCTGAGTGGATTCAGTGCCTTGCGTGCCGACCTGGAGAAG CTGGCCTCCCTCTCTGACCGCTATGTGAGTCATTTTGAGACTGAGGGGCCCCACGTCCTGCTGTACTTTGACTcg GTCCCCACCTCCCGGGAGTGCGTGGGCTTTGGGGCCGTGCAGGAGGTGGCCGTGGGGCTCGTGCAGCCAGCCAGCGCGGCCCTGTATGATTACTACAACCCCG AGCACACATGTTCTGTGTTTTATGCGGCCCCCACTAAGAGCAAACTCTTGTCCACATTGTGCTCTGCCGATGTCTGCCAGTGTGCCGAGG GGAAGTGCCCTCGACAGCGCCGTGCCCTGGAGCGGGGACTGCAGGACGAGGAGGGCTACAGGATGAAGTTTGCCTGCTACTACCCCCGCGTGCAGTATG GCTTCCAGGTGAAGGTCCTCCGAGAAGATGGCAGAGCTGCCTTCCGCCTCTTTGAGACCAGAATCACCCAAGTCCTGCACTTCA CCAAGGACACCAAGGCCACAGTCCATCAGACCCGAAACTTCCTGGTTCGAGCCTCTTGCCGCCTTCGCCTAGAACCTGGGAAAGAATATTTGATCATGGGTCTGGATGGAGCTACCTTTGACCTCAAGGGAGA CCCCCAGTACCTGCTGGACTCGAACACCTGGGTCGAGGAGATGCCCTCTGAACGCCTGTGCCAGAGCACCCGCCATCGGGCAGCCTGCGCCCAGCTCAGCGACTTCCTCCAGGAGTACGGCACTCAGGGGTGCCAGGTGTAA